One window of the Chitinophaga niabensis genome contains the following:
- a CDS encoding D-alanine--D-alanine ligase: protein MKNIALVAGGYSGEYVISVQSAAVIEKNIDAALYTVYKIIITREAWNYTAPDGTVHAIDKNDFSLSIAGKKIAFDAVFIGIHGTPGEDGRLQGYFEMLGIPYTSCGMVTSALTFNKSYCNKVVAALDVVKVSRSAHIFRDKPYDTTAILQQLRLPVFVKPAEGGSSIGMSKVNKAEELEPAIIKAFKEDNQVLIEEFIKGTEVTCGMFFAKGQLHVLPLTEIRSTKEFFDYEAKYTPGITNEVTPAEIPEAAAEHIRTAGKELYHRLNCKGIVRADFILEEGTGNVYFLEINTMPGQSENSLVPQQVRAAGMTLQAFYGMLIEECLSNH from the coding sequence ATGAAAAATATAGCCCTGGTAGCCGGCGGATATTCCGGAGAATATGTAATATCTGTTCAGAGCGCCGCAGTGATCGAAAAGAACATCGATGCTGCTTTGTACACTGTTTACAAGATCATTATCACCAGGGAAGCCTGGAATTACACCGCCCCTGATGGTACGGTACATGCAATAGATAAGAATGATTTCAGCCTCAGCATTGCCGGAAAGAAGATCGCGTTTGATGCAGTGTTCATTGGTATCCATGGTACGCCGGGAGAAGATGGCCGCCTGCAGGGTTATTTTGAAATGCTGGGGATCCCCTACACCAGCTGTGGCATGGTAACTTCCGCATTAACCTTTAATAAAAGCTATTGCAATAAGGTAGTGGCGGCACTGGATGTGGTGAAAGTGAGCCGTTCCGCGCATATCTTCCGGGATAAACCTTATGATACTACCGCTATCCTGCAGCAATTGCGTTTGCCTGTATTTGTGAAACCCGCAGAAGGGGGCAGCAGCATCGGCATGAGCAAAGTGAATAAAGCAGAGGAGCTGGAGCCGGCTATCATCAAAGCGTTTAAAGAAGATAACCAGGTATTGATAGAAGAATTCATCAAAGGCACGGAGGTGACCTGTGGAATGTTCTTTGCAAAAGGACAACTGCATGTATTACCCCTCACGGAGATCCGCAGCACCAAGGAATTCTTTGATTATGAAGCGAAATACACGCCGGGCATCACCAATGAGGTAACCCCTGCTGAAATTCCGGAAGCAGCTGCGGAACATATCCGTACTGCCGGTAAGGAGTTATACCACCGCCTGAATTGCAAAGGCATTGTACGGGCTGATTTTATCCTGGAAGAAGGAACCGGAAATGTGTATTTCCTGGAAATAAACACCATGCCGGGCCAGAGTGAAAACAGCCTGGTGCCGCAGCAGGTACGCGCTGCAGGCATGACTTTACAGGCGTTTTACGGCATGCTTATTGAAGAATGCCTAAGCAATCACTAA
- a CDS encoding acyl-CoA reductase produces MMELSQKLTALQRLGAYMSGQGTEEERETLQEVKQRAYVQNGWFTPEFIDLAISNICQYYLDKDKLQQWLTAYPGFGKPAQPKKVGIVAAGNIPLVGFHDWLTGFLSGHEIRIKLSSKDSVLLPHLLNKLQEWYPEAAAYTSIQDMLKDCDAYIATGSNNSARYFNYYFAKYPHIIRRNRTSVAVLQGDESPEELEALADDVMLYFGLGCRNVTKVYVPEGYTFGPLLEAFTKYAYMADHNKYKNNFDYNLALFLLNSTPCLTNDSILLQENESIFSPISVLHYGYYSNREELEEQLRKNEDLQCLVARDAIPFGQAQKPSLSDYADGVDTAAFLHSL; encoded by the coding sequence ATGATGGAATTATCGCAAAAATTAACAGCACTGCAGCGCCTGGGAGCGTATATGAGCGGTCAGGGTACGGAAGAAGAGCGGGAAACCCTGCAGGAAGTGAAGCAAAGGGCGTATGTGCAAAATGGCTGGTTTACCCCGGAATTCATTGATCTGGCTATCAGTAACATCTGCCAATATTACCTGGATAAGGATAAACTGCAGCAATGGCTGACTGCCTATCCCGGATTCGGTAAACCTGCTCAGCCAAAAAAGGTAGGGATCGTGGCCGCAGGGAATATTCCCCTCGTAGGGTTCCACGACTGGCTGACTGGTTTCCTCAGCGGGCATGAGATACGTATTAAACTCTCCTCGAAGGACAGTGTGCTGCTTCCCCACCTGCTGAACAAGCTGCAGGAATGGTATCCTGAAGCGGCGGCATACACCTCCATACAGGATATGCTGAAAGACTGCGATGCTTACATCGCTACAGGCAGCAACAACTCCGCCCGCTATTTCAACTATTATTTCGCCAAATACCCGCATATTATCCGCCGCAACCGTACATCCGTTGCCGTACTTCAGGGAGATGAAAGCCCTGAAGAGCTGGAGGCACTCGCAGATGATGTGATGTTGTATTTCGGATTAGGCTGCCGGAACGTAACCAAGGTATATGTGCCGGAGGGATATACATTCGGCCCGCTGCTGGAAGCATTCACAAAGTATGCTTACATGGCAGACCACAATAAGTACAAGAACAACTTCGATTACAACCTCGCCCTGTTCCTGCTGAACTCTACCCCCTGCCTTACGAACGACAGCATACTGCTGCAGGAGAACGAAAGCATCTTCTCCCCCATCAGCGTACTGCACTACGGGTATTACAGCAACCGGGAAGAACTGGAAGAACAACTCAGGAAAAATGAAGACCTGCAATGCCTGGTAGCAAGGGATGCTATTCCATTTGGCCAGGCGCAGAAACCTTCACTGAGCGATTATGCAGATGGCGTGGATACCGCGGCCTTCCTGCATTCCCTCTAG
- a CDS encoding 4Fe-4S dicluster domain-containing protein, translating to MAIKITDECINCGACEPECPNNAIYEGGVEWAMADGTTVKGSFTLMDGSVIDADQRNAPVSVDTYYIVPNKCTECQGFHEEPQCAAVCPVDCCVPDEMYQETVDELMEKKSRLHL from the coding sequence ATGGCAATTAAGATAACAGACGAATGTATAAACTGCGGCGCATGTGAACCGGAATGCCCTAATAATGCTATTTATGAAGGCGGTGTAGAGTGGGCAATGGCTGATGGTACTACCGTTAAAGGGTCCTTTACACTGATGGATGGATCGGTGATAGATGCTGATCAGCGTAATGCGCCTGTAAGTGTGGATACTTATTATATCGTTCCCAATAAATGTACAGAGTGCCAGGGTTTCCATGAGGAACCTCAATGTGCGGCCGTTTGCCCGGTAGACTGCTGCGTGCCTGATGAAATGTACCAGGAAACAGTAGACGAACTGATGGAGAAGAAATCCAGGTTGCATCTTTAA